A DNA window from Ostrea edulis chromosome 5, xbOstEdul1.1, whole genome shotgun sequence contains the following coding sequences:
- the LOC125652519 gene encoding uncharacterized protein LOC125652519, which yields MGGTCSGVSTINDLPKKILIIGNSGAGKTHLLYSWLLGRNDLDTIPTDSFNVERVSSDSVYMMWDLCGREDFRLKRRQFFHGTDGVVYIIDPLSDKDDVVNDLTMVSTDRDLNQLPFLVLINKKDEMTTDLRLTVEDALGSHAGLIHVMDVNVMNMESVSSTLRQLNKMFTS from the exons ATGGGAGGAACTTGCAGTGGAGTTTCAACAATAAATGACTTACCAAAGAAAATACTTATAATAGGAAATAGTGGAGCAG GCAAGACCCATTTACTGTACAGCTGGTTACTTGGCAGAAATGACCTTGACACAATTCCAACAGATAGTTTCAATGTGGAGAGAGTCTCATCAGACAGCGTGTACATGATGTGGGATCTGTGCGGCCGGGAGGACTTCCGACTGAAAAGACGACAGTTTTTCCATGGCACCGATG GTGTTGTTTACATCATTGACCCATTGTCAGACAAGGATGATGTTGTTAATGACCTGACCATGGTTTCCACggacagagatttaaatcaacTTCCATTCTTGGTTCTTATCAATAAAAAAGATG AGATGACAACAGACTTGAGGCTTACAGTAGAGGACGCATTAGGAAGTCACGCAGGGTTAATACATGTGATGGATGTGAATGTTATGAACATGGAGTCTGTCAGTTCTACTCTGCGTCAGCTTAACAAAATGTTCACGTCTTGa